The Osmia bicornis bicornis chromosome 11, iOsmBic2.1, whole genome shotgun sequence genome includes the window CACTGTTTACCTCAGACAATTTAACTCTTTTAGTCCTCACACCTTTCTTGATGTCAGAAGTTATTCTACACAAATTTCTATTTGTTACTTTCCTTGTAACTTTAGACTTGATGAGATTCGCCTTTGCTactcttaatttttgtttacGTTTAAGATTCCTAAGAACCTTCTTACGCGGTAGACTTGCTTCCAATTTCGGAGGAAGCTGACTTCCGGTTGCTACAGCTTCCAAAATATTTCTTGCAATTTGCTGTTGTTTCAGATTTGACAAAGACTTGCCTTTTCTATTCTTAATTTCATTCGATGACAAACCACAATCATTATTCGCCTTCTGTTTTGCTTTGGAAGGCGCTAAGGGTTTCTTTTCCCTGGATGCCATCTCACTTCCACCCACATTGGGCTCCTGCAATTTCATTCGTAACATGAAATTGCATGCCAATTATCGACCAAAGAGTAACTATTATCATTGcagtattcaaaataatttttcaataattttccaataattttcctaatgaaaaaatgaatatagattttaaaaattaaaaaatacataatgCAACTATATGCATTTtctgaaaaatgataatatatttACTATCATAAGAACATTTGAAAAAAGTAAACTACtctatgaaaatattttaaaaagtaacaataataataataataataataataaggcaattttttaaagaaatgaTAACACAACATCATGTTGAAAGTGTAATTTAAGAGCAAGTACCTTTCCTCTATCAAGCAAGACAGGAACAAACTGACTGTACACCAAGTGGAAAAACTACATAATTCGTCTTTAGGTGTGAGTAGATGAGTGGCCAGCCGAAGAGTGGGGTTGATAGATGCGGCCCTGGCGGTCAGAAAAATTACGTGACAAACTTTGCATTTACACGGATACACAGAGCGCCTCTTCTCTATCAGGGAATcgctttgaaatatttactgCAATATCTTAGCGATCGTTTCCTCGATCGTGACAAATTTAATCTCAAAAGAAAGGCCGTGTTATATATTAACTTCCAAGAAGGAAAGCAAGGGGTTGACCAGGCGAGAAGTATGAAAAATCATGCAACAAATTATCGCGAAAAAATCGCCACGAATAAACAAAAGGTCGGACTCGATTCGAGATTTCCAAGGTTTAATATGTGGTTGGTAGAATTGCATCGATAATATTTATCAATCGAATATTCGATTCATCGATTGTACTCACCTCTGAGGCGAAAAATCACCGTCAAAGAGCGTAGTTTTTGCGGGAAAACGCGGAAAACAATTCTGTGAAAAACACAGTCCCGTTGCAGGGTGCCTGTACGATGTCCCACTGTTTTGAGACTACCGCCACCTGACGGTAGAACATACGACCTCTCCCAGGTCCATAGTCCATTCGTACTAATTCATTGCATTATTTCAGCGAATTCAACCCCTAAACGCTTTATACGAACAAGTATTTCTGGTACACTCACTTTTACAGTAACTCGTGTTTACTCACGAGACAAAAATCTTTCAGAAATGTCTAGCCGATACGCGATGATCCTCTAGCGAAAATCGGAGCAACGCGGCACTTCGAAATCTATACAGTATTTGTAATAACTAACCCCGCGTTATTTGTCCGATTTTACGATATTACGATTACTTGGTGACACGTTCGTCTATTAGGATCATAAGCAAGTGTGACGATGTTTCttgcaaaaacaaaaaatgcTAGAAATACAAGCTTGTCGCGAAGAAAAACTCGATCTGGCACGAGAACGAAAAGGAAGACGCGCCCGTGCGCACCAATGGCGGCCACCGACCCTTATTTACTGAAGTCAAAATGGCTGCCCTTCGGCTTTTCACACGCTCCAGACCTTTAATGATTATTATACAAGATTCTGGTCAATTTAAATCGATAAATAATACTTTACCGAATATCTTTCAggtattatatattgatatacattatttttttatcatctCGTGAGAAATAGTACCCATTTCTGTGTTGTCATGATTACTTGAAGACGAAGTAACGAAGGGCCATGCTGACATAGTTGTTAGGTcgttgatttttatttaattttaactgAAAGAAATTTATCTACTTTTTTAAAGGAAAACTGTACGTACAATTGACATGATATCGTTGTAATCAAGCATTTAAATATCAAGAAAGCAGAGATGcgatgaaataatgaaaatattacaGTGAATTCTTCAATAGCACTTTAAAGTACAGTGCAATATGAAGTGTACGCCATATTATTCTAatgttgaataaaaaaaagttactTGAACATTTTTGTTAAGACTGAATTAGTTTCTGAGAATAAACTGAACTGTGTATAGTAATGAAACTAATATTTACTCAATTTTATAGCTATAAcctaaaatatatatgtatgtactaAAACAAACTGTAACTGATGGtgaaattttatgaaactAATTAAGATAGCTTCAAATATCAATGTTAATGCTATGtcaaaattatttcagaaGTACTTATACGTTTTTATTCATAATAGGTGCAGAAAAGATGGGGAAGCTATAGAACGGCTCCTATATGTCAAGATCCTGCGCAATATACAGATTATGAGGTAACAAAGGATCCAGAGGAATGGAAATACGTAGAATCTCTGCTTAAACGTAAAACCATACCTGCCCCTTCTTTTGAAAAGAAAGAGTATCCATCAGGATGGAAACCACCTGTTTGTAAGTTGCGTTTAGTATTATTAAAGTATCGTTTTACAATTTGTGTTTATAAGTAGTTATAAGctatatatattacatatgtattcAAGATGTAACTTCAATTATTTAACAGCAAACCCAGGAGATTACCCTTACTATATACCCAGGACAAAAAATTATATGCAACCTATTTATCTCGTGATTACGTTCCGAGGAACACGACGGGTAACTGTTCTTCGCAAAATTCAGGGAGATATTTGGAAATTGAAATCtgaattaacaaaatatttacatgTAAATACGAATAAACCAATTGGTGTACGAGTGAATGAACTTATAGGGGAAATTCGATTCAGAGGCGATTATGTGACTCTCGTTAAAAACTGGTTAGATGAAAAGGGATTTTAAATACCTTAACATTCATCGCTACAAGCGtttgttataaatatataacGCACGGTCTGTTATCACGATAGTTTTATCAAaaggtaaaaataaataatggaaacattaatttatatttttaagtatttggcatttaatatttattttccaaatattGTTAAATAGTAACGCGAAACTTTAAAAatgtgaattttattttaatagtaaaaaatcaacaccttttttgtaaaaatatgcattatatttaaaattaaatttctcacAAACTAGTATAGAGAATGAATCGTGGGTGTAACaactgattaaaatgaaggtGTTACAATGTATTTATACTTTATATTCTTGTCTTGATGcttaataaattatgaattgTGATATATGGTTTTCTGTTAAACagtaatttcttaattttattaaattatctgaatttatatatatacttcACATATATTAAAACACttcataaattaaataatttaatatggttatacaaaatagaaatttctAAGAACGCTCGAACCAAAGAAAAGTATGTTGTTTATCCCTCTAAAGATTAAAATCTTACATCAAACTATAGTATTTATTCGATGTTACACGAACTCCAAATATCACATTTGATTCATATCACTATACCAAAAATGCATTAAAAGTAGTTTCAATAAGGTATTTCAAATGTGACACATTGAACTTAAAAGCATCAAGTTACACAATAGAGACCTACTTATAGAAAggaacatttttttcttcttttttttcttttttaaccaTCCTATTCAGTACAGGATTCTAAAGGTTTGCATGTAAAGTTCGATGATGTTTTATCAGTTTTTTTCACGTTTATTTCATGCGAACAAAGTGTTCTGTTTAATAGTAAGCATATGGCAAAATTTTACTTGAAAACTTTTCCCTGATTAAATTTACGTCCCTCTTTATCAGTGCCGGTCCAGCTGAAGTACTGTTGAACTAGTTGTTTCGTTTCTTCCTTAGCCGGATCCAAGTTGGTCCAATGGTATGATTCATAATCTACTTGCCAGTCCGGGCATAACTTATGGGAAAAGAAGGACAAAAAAACAACAAAGAGCGGTTATTATATTTCTAACTATAAatcagaagaaaaagaaacattaaatattttaaaaaatgactAACTGTGAAAGCAAGTTCTTGTCCACGCCAAACCCAAATACCACTGATGCTACTGTCATTGTCTGTACCAAACAAACAAGCACTAGCGAACGCGCCCTTTCGCATTTTGTCTAATCGTTGAAACATTCCACTTATTAAATT containing:
- the LOC114877770 gene encoding probable 39S ribosomal protein L49, mitochondrial yields the protein MAALRLFTRSRPLMIIIQDSGQFKSINNTLPNIFQVQKRWGSYRTAPICQDPAQYTDYEVTKDPEEWKYVESLLKRKTIPAPSFEKKEYPSGWKPPVSNPGDYPYYIPRTKNYMQPIYLVITFRGTRRVTVLRKIQGDIWKLKSELTKYLHVNTNKPIGVRVNELIGEIRFRGDYVTLVKNWLDEKGF